The nucleotide window AGACGGTCGCAACACGGTCTGCTACTACCGGACGTGCCTGAACTTCCCGATCTGGTTCGACAAGGCCGAGGCGCTCGCCCGCTGACCGCTACGGTGCGAGGACCCGCCCCCGCGCGGGTAGCGGGTCCTCGCCCGTCCCCTACTTCGTGTGCGTGGCGAAGAACGCACCGAACAGCCGCGGCGCATCGATGCCGCCCGGGTTGTTCGGCGGATAGCGCCGCCCCGGCCCGCGCGCGAACTCGTGCTGGAGGCCCGCGACGATCCACCATTCGAGCTCGTTGCCGCTGACGTTGCCCGGTAGTGGCGTCTGCCAGGTCATCCCGGTGGCTCCGCCGCCCGCCGACACCGTGAAGGCTGCGTCGTCGAGTTGCAGGGACGCGGCCATGGCCACGCGGCGTTCGTCCATGTCCGCGTAGCTGAACAGCACCGCGGCATTCAGCGGTACGGCCGCTACGGGCGGCTGGCCCGGCAGGAGGTCCGCGTTGATGCCCTGGATCGCGTACGAGTCCTGGGTTCCGAGGAGGAACTGGAAGGGGATCGGGACGGAGGCGACGAAGGCCTGCGGGAAGGGCCGGGTGACGGCCGCGCCCGACGCGACGCGGGCGCCGAGCTCGATGGCCACCCGGCCCGCGAAGCTGCCGCCGTTGGAGAATCCCGACACGTGGATGCGGCGGGTGTCGATGCGAGCGCTCGCCTCGGCGTCGTCGAGCAGCGTCGTGGTGAAGGCGATATCGTCCAGCGGCCAGGGCGAGCCCGCGGGCAGACCGGCCGGGACCCAGGTGGTATCGATCTCCTGGATCAGCCCGTATGCGTTCCACTTGGTCTCGGAGCTGCCACTCGACAGGCGGTAGGTCACTCCGCTGGGGAAGGCGACGATCCACCCATTGGCGTCGGCTTCCTCCTGCCAGGAGGACTGCTCGTAGAACAGCTCTCCATGCTGCGCGCTGCCGTGGTACATCACGATGAGCGGGACATCCGCGCCGGACGTCACGAGCGGATGGTTGGGAACGTGGACCACGTAGCGCCGGTCCACGCCGTCCACGGTGACGATGCGGCAGTTGATCCCCACGTCGAACGGCGTGCCTGCGGGGTGGAGCGTTCCGGCGGTACGGCAGGCATCCCAGACCGGACGAGCGGAGGACGGCAGCGACGCGATCACCTTCGCGGCCCACGCCGGAGCGGCCGCCCGCGTCAGCGCCTCGGGCCTGGGCTCGCGAGGCTCGCTCGGGGAGTCGTGGTCGCACGCGCCGACGAGGAGCGCGCAGAGCGTCGCAGTGAGAAGCGGTCGGATCGGAGTCTTCGGGAGTGCAAGGGACCGGGACGGTCCCGACGTCGTCGTATCGTACATGGCGGTATCCCCGTTCAGGTGCGGCCGGCATGGCCGCCGGGAATCCCGGCGTCGGGTCGGTGCCAGAGTGGACATGGATTCCGGCGGGGCGGCGACGGCACGCCCGCCGCCGCCCGCGCGGATCCGCGCCACCCGGGTCTCAGCGGTGCACCTCGACCCGGAACCTGTCCGGGAGTCGCTCCCTCAGCCGTGCACGAGCTTCCGGTACTTGAGGCGGTGGGGCTGCGCGGCCTCGGCGCCCAGCCGCTTCTTCCGGTCCTCCTCGTACTCCTGGTAGTTGCCCGGATACCAGACCACCTCGCTGTCGCCCTCGAAGGCGAGGATGTGGGTGGCCACGCGGTCCAGGAACCAGCGGTCGTGGGAGATGACCAGCACGCAACCGGCGAACTGCAGGATGGCGTCCTCCAGCGCGCGCAGCGTGTCCACGTCCAGGTCGTTGGTGGGCTCGTCCAGCAGCAGGACGTTGCCGCCTTCCTTGAGCAGCTTGGCCAGGTGCAGCCGGTTGCGCTCGCCGCCGGAGAGGACGCCCACCTTCTTCTGCTGGTCGGCGCCCCGGAAGTTGAACCAGGACAGGTAGGCGCGGCCGTTCACCTCGGCGCGACCGAACTGCAGCGTGTCCAACCCGCCCGTGACCTCCTCGAAGACGGTGTGGTCGCCTGCGAGCGCGGCGCGGCTCTGGTCCACATAGGCGAGCTGCACGGTCTCTCCCACCTTGAGCGTGCCGCCGTCGGGCTGCTCCTGGCCGGTGATCATGCGGAAGAGCGTGGTCTTCCCCGCGCCGTTGGCGCCGATGATCCCCACGATGGCGCCGGGCGGCACGTCGAAGGAGAGATCGTCCACCAGGAGGCGGTCGTCGTAGCCCTTCTTCAGGTGGTCGGCGCGGATGACCACGTCACCCAGACGCGGGCCCTTGGGGATCAGGATTTCGGCGGTGCGCACCTGCTCGCGCTCGTCCGCGGCCAGCAGCGCCTCGTACGCGGAGAGACGGGCCTTGCCCTTGGACTGGCGGGCGCGGGGCGCCATGCGCACCCAGTCGAGCTCACGCTCCAGCGTCTTGGCGCGCGCCGAGTTCTGCTTCTCCTCCACGCGGAAGCGCTCCTGCTTCTGCTCCAGCCAGGAGGTGTAGTTGCCCTTCCACGGGATCCCCTTGCCGCGGTCCAGCTCCAGGATCCACTGGGCCACGTTGTCCAGGAAGTAGCGGTCGTGCGTGATGGCGACGATGGTGCCGGGGAAGGCGGAGAGGTGATGCTCCAGCCAGGCCACGGACTCGGCGTCCAGGTGGTTGGTGGGCTCGTCCAGGAGCAGCATGTCGGGCTGCTCCAGCAGCACCTTGCAGAGTGCCACGCGGCGGCGCTCGCCACCGGAGAGCGTGGTCACGTCCGCGTCGGCGGGCGGAAGCCGGAGCGCGTCCATGGCGATCTCCAGCTTGCGGTCCAGCTCCCAGGCGTCGGCCGCTTCGATCTTCTCCTGGAGGGACGCCTGCTCCTCGATGAGCGCGTTCATCTGGTCGTCGTCGGTCACCTCGCCGAACGCCAGGTTGACCTCCTCGAAGCGCCGCAGCAGGTCCCGCGTCTCCTTCACCGCCAGCTCCACGTTGCCCTTCACGTCGAGCGTCGGGTCCAGCTCGGGCTCCTGC belongs to Gemmatimonadota bacterium and includes:
- the ettA gene encoding energy-dependent translational throttle protein EttA translates to MAEQKFIYHTHRLTKVVPPQRKILEDISISFFPGAKIGVVGPNGSGKSSLLKIMAGVDADFQGEAWAMKGTRIGYLAQEPELDPTLDVKGNVELAVKETRDLLRRFEEVNLAFGEVTDDDQMNALIEEQASLQEKIEAADAWELDRKLEIAMDALRLPPADADVTTLSGGERRRVALCKVLLEQPDMLLLDEPTNHLDAESVAWLEHHLSAFPGTIVAITHDRYFLDNVAQWILELDRGKGIPWKGNYTSWLEQKQERFRVEEKQNSARAKTLERELDWVRMAPRARQSKGKARLSAYEALLAADEREQVRTAEILIPKGPRLGDVVIRADHLKKGYDDRLLVDDLSFDVPPGAIVGIIGANGAGKTTLFRMITGQEQPDGGTLKVGETVQLAYVDQSRAALAGDHTVFEEVTGGLDTLQFGRAEVNGRAYLSWFNFRGADQQKKVGVLSGGERNRLHLAKLLKEGGNVLLLDEPTNDLDVDTLRALEDAILQFAGCVLVISHDRWFLDRVATHILAFEGDSEVVWYPGNYQEYEEDRKKRLGAEAAQPHRLKYRKLVHG